Proteins encoded together in one Planctomyces sp. SH-PL14 window:
- a CDS encoding phosphoribosylformylglycinamidine synthase subunit PurQ gives MASPRICVLRAPGTNCDVETAHAFDTCGGTAERIHLFRLLENPGLLKDFQALCIPGGFSYGDDLGAGVVFGAELQNRLGDTIREFLSRDTLALGICNGFQVLMKSGILPGGAATWPPKEQPDATLTWNQNGKYTALWVRLRTASSKSVFLKGIESIELPIAHAEGRIVTRSPEVLSGWKREDQVALRYCSGDPTSGEDELLPYPVNPNGSLANIAGLSDPTGRILGLMPHPERFLFATQHPQWTRRKLRGEGEGIKLFRNAVAYFG, from the coding sequence ATGGCCAGCCCGCGCATCTGCGTCCTTCGAGCCCCCGGAACCAACTGCGACGTCGAAACCGCCCACGCCTTCGACACTTGCGGCGGCACGGCCGAACGGATCCACCTCTTCCGGCTGCTCGAAAACCCCGGACTCCTCAAAGACTTCCAGGCCCTCTGCATCCCCGGCGGATTCAGCTACGGCGACGACCTCGGCGCCGGCGTCGTCTTCGGAGCCGAACTCCAGAACCGCCTCGGCGACACCATCCGCGAATTCCTCTCGCGCGACACCCTCGCCCTCGGCATCTGCAACGGCTTCCAGGTCCTGATGAAGTCCGGCATCCTCCCCGGCGGCGCCGCCACCTGGCCCCCCAAAGAACAACCGGACGCCACCCTCACCTGGAACCAGAACGGCAAATACACCGCCCTCTGGGTCCGCCTCCGGACCGCCTCCTCCAAAAGCGTCTTCCTCAAGGGGATCGAAAGCATCGAGCTCCCGATCGCCCACGCCGAAGGCCGCATCGTCACCCGCTCCCCCGAAGTCCTCAGCGGCTGGAAGCGCGAAGACCAGGTCGCCCTCCGCTACTGCAGCGGCGACCCCACCTCCGGCGAAGACGAGCTCCTCCCCTACCCCGTCAACCCGAACGGCTCCCTGGCAAACATCGCCGGCCTCAGCGACCCGACCGGCCGCATCCTCGGCCTCATGCCCCACCCGGAACGCTTCCTCTTCGCCACCCAGCATCCGCAGTGGACCCGCCGCAAACTCCGCGGCGAAGGCGAAGGGATCAAGCTCTTCCGCAACGCCGTCGCCTACTTCGGCTGA